Proteins from a genomic interval of Coraliomargarita sinensis:
- the pdxA gene encoding 4-hydroxythreonine-4-phosphate dehydrogenase PdxA — protein MSAPLDKLPIAITCGDPAGVGPDVIESALNKDASLATEAVVIGPAHWLEDLHARTGVRTLPVGEASFDMKPGLPSVEGAALALEAMGAAAQGCQAGRYRGVVTGPVNKHWLNQTGFSFLGQTEFFAEAWGGEPTMAFVGEKLKVVLATWHMSLREVPDALDAACLEKAVARAYDLAKLYGVAEPRIGVCGLNPHAGEQGLLGNEEIEVMNPALDRLRENMPGLSSCLPGDTVFYRQLRGDFDVVVAAYHDQGLAALKTLEFDRAVNVTLGLPFVRTSPDHGTAFELAGQGRADVGSFAAAVRVLRELTA, from the coding sequence ATGAGTGCACCGCTGGATAAACTCCCCATTGCCATTACCTGTGGCGATCCGGCAGGCGTCGGTCCCGATGTAATTGAGTCCGCCCTGAACAAGGATGCGTCACTCGCGACTGAGGCGGTCGTTATTGGTCCCGCGCATTGGTTGGAGGACCTTCATGCCCGAACCGGAGTGCGGACGCTGCCGGTGGGTGAGGCGTCCTTCGATATGAAACCGGGCTTACCCAGTGTCGAGGGTGCGGCGCTGGCCCTGGAAGCAATGGGTGCTGCCGCCCAGGGTTGCCAGGCAGGTCGCTACCGCGGAGTGGTGACCGGACCGGTCAACAAGCACTGGCTCAACCAGACCGGCTTTTCTTTTCTCGGGCAGACGGAATTTTTTGCCGAGGCCTGGGGTGGGGAGCCGACCATGGCTTTTGTCGGAGAGAAGTTGAAGGTCGTCTTGGCGACCTGGCATATGTCCTTGCGGGAAGTGCCGGATGCGCTGGATGCGGCATGTTTGGAAAAGGCCGTGGCGCGTGCCTACGACCTGGCTAAGCTTTACGGTGTGGCTGAGCCCCGGATCGGCGTCTGCGGATTGAATCCACATGCCGGAGAGCAGGGGCTGCTCGGGAATGAGGAAATTGAGGTGATGAACCCGGCCTTGGATCGACTGCGCGAGAATATGCCAGGCCTGTCCTCCTGCTTGCCCGGTGACACGGTCTTTTATCGCCAGCTCAGGGGGGATTTCGATGTCGTGGTGGCGGCTTACCACGATCAGGGCCTGGCCGCTTTGAAAACACTGGAGTTTGACCGTGCGGTCAATGTGACGCTGGGCCTGCCCTTCGTTCGCACCAGTCCGGACCACGGTACCGCATTTGAATTGGCGGGCCAGGGGAGAGCGGATGTCGGCAGTTTTGCGGCGGCCGTTCGAGTGCTTCGGGAATTAACCGCTTGA
- the infC gene encoding translation initiation factor IF-3 produces the protein MPKYPNSRGKYNRNRKPRGPRRNERIRAPEVRVIGPEGGNLGVMPPAKALELAKKVGLELIEVSPTAKPPVCRILDYGKFKYEESKKQKDSKSHTTKLKEVKFRVKIDQHDFVTKLRRAESFLDHGNKVKLTLQFRGRENEHKELGVERVKMAADELTGVSTPDSDPKLVGRQVTQILSPLPESRRKLKFNAPDHAPDESDDHEEEEDES, from the coding sequence ATGCCTAAATATCCGAACTCACGCGGTAAATATAACCGCAATCGTAAGCCACGCGGTCCAAGACGTAATGAACGCATTCGCGCACCTGAAGTGCGTGTCATCGGTCCTGAAGGAGGCAACCTTGGAGTTATGCCCCCGGCCAAAGCGCTTGAGTTGGCCAAGAAAGTCGGGCTCGAATTGATCGAGGTTTCGCCCACGGCAAAGCCTCCAGTTTGCCGGATCCTCGATTATGGAAAATTTAAATACGAGGAAAGTAAGAAGCAGAAGGACAGTAAGAGCCATACGACGAAGCTCAAAGAAGTGAAGTTTCGCGTTAAGATCGACCAGCACGACTTTGTCACCAAGCTGCGCCGGGCAGAAAGCTTTCTCGACCATGGGAACAAGGTGAAGCTTACCCTTCAGTTCCGCGGCCGTGAGAACGAGCATAAGGAACTCGGTGTCGAACGCGTGAAAATGGCGGCGGACGAATTAACCGGTGTTTCCACGCCGGATTCCGACCCCAAGCTGGTCGGCCGTCAGGTCACGCAAATTCTTTCACCCTTACCGGAGAGCCGGCGCAAGCTGAAGTTCAATGCTCCCGATCATGCGCCTGACGAAAGCGACGATCACGAAGAGGAAGAGGACGAGAGCTAA
- a CDS encoding TIGR03790 family protein: MNNFCFLLAWLSLALSVGGFAAEADSVVVVVNENDPDSVAIGEYYAEQRGIPVENIVRLKTSSDETISLSDYVTTISNPLLDELLEREWINGVKSAEKDRYGRERLSVSVHRIRFLVTVRGVPLRIANTGDLIEPGQEKIPKQFKVNRASVDSELALLPAPPNLSMTAFQANPYFEGKPVSDSDANRILKVARLDGPTKADVIRLIDRTIQAEKYGLMGRAYIDAGGPHAKGDEWINQAGDLAEGAYFDTEFETSKRPRGYQDRLDAPALYFGWYRSNAYGPWREARWSVPPGAIAYHLHSFSATTVRSATKSWIGPLISQGYCATFGYVYEPYLEFTVRPHLFLQHLLRGNNFGDAIMYSNPVLSWQTVAVGDPLYRPFQKDLDAQLESSTEAPFAAYMGLRQLNRLEAETSVDEALAYGRTLFLKHPSLAVAYRLGRIYKERGQEKEALEVLKVIRYITSFSRDEAALVQRIANLLHELGASEMAFDIYDKLLSEPNQPKGLRIALLDGGAPIAAAVGKAALSSRWSLESQSLKRPLTPKK; encoded by the coding sequence ATGAACAATTTCTGTTTTCTTCTCGCTTGGCTCTCGCTGGCTCTGAGCGTTGGGGGCTTCGCCGCCGAAGCGGATTCGGTCGTTGTGGTCGTGAACGAAAACGATCCGGATTCAGTCGCCATCGGTGAGTATTATGCCGAGCAGCGTGGCATTCCGGTTGAAAATATCGTCCGGCTCAAAACCAGCAGCGACGAAACTATTAGCCTGAGTGATTATGTGACCACCATCAGTAATCCTCTGCTGGATGAGTTGCTGGAACGGGAGTGGATCAACGGAGTGAAAAGCGCGGAAAAGGATCGCTACGGACGCGAACGCCTTTCCGTTTCGGTGCATCGCATCCGTTTTTTAGTCACTGTCCGGGGAGTCCCCCTGCGCATTGCCAATACGGGCGACCTGATCGAGCCCGGGCAGGAGAAGATTCCGAAGCAGTTCAAGGTGAATCGTGCCTCGGTGGACTCCGAGCTGGCCCTGCTTCCTGCGCCACCCAATCTTTCAATGACCGCCTTCCAGGCGAACCCTTATTTCGAGGGTAAGCCGGTTTCTGATTCCGATGCGAATCGTATTCTTAAAGTCGCCCGTCTGGACGGGCCGACAAAAGCGGATGTCATCCGGCTGATCGATCGAACGATTCAGGCCGAGAAATACGGTTTAATGGGTCGTGCCTACATCGATGCCGGTGGTCCCCACGCCAAGGGCGACGAATGGATCAATCAGGCCGGTGATCTCGCGGAAGGCGCTTATTTTGATACCGAGTTCGAGACCAGCAAACGCCCGCGCGGCTATCAGGACCGCCTCGATGCGCCCGCACTCTATTTTGGCTGGTATCGTTCCAATGCCTACGGCCCCTGGCGTGAGGCCCGTTGGTCGGTGCCGCCCGGTGCGATTGCCTACCATCTGCACAGCTTTTCCGCGACGACCGTTCGTTCCGCCACCAAGTCGTGGATCGGGCCACTCATCTCTCAAGGGTACTGCGCCACCTTCGGCTACGTCTACGAGCCTTACCTTGAGTTTACGGTCCGGCCGCACTTATTTTTACAGCACTTGCTCAGAGGGAATAATTTTGGCGACGCTATTATGTACAGTAACCCTGTTCTCAGTTGGCAGACGGTAGCTGTTGGCGATCCCCTCTACCGGCCCTTCCAAAAAGATCTGGATGCCCAGTTGGAGAGTTCAACCGAGGCACCCTTTGCGGCCTATATGGGACTTCGGCAGTTGAACCGACTCGAAGCGGAGACCTCAGTAGATGAAGCCCTCGCTTACGGGCGAACACTCTTTCTCAAACATCCTTCACTGGCTGTGGCTTACCGCTTGGGCCGGATTTACAAGGAGCGTGGTCAGGAAAAAGAAGCGCTGGAAGTCCTCAAAGTAATTCGCTACATCACCAGCTTCAGTCGAGACGAGGCTGCACTGGTCCAGCGCATCGCCAATCTACTGCACGAACTCGGCGCCTCCGAAATGGCCTTCGATATCTACGACAAGCTTCTCTCTGAGCCGAACCAGCCCAAAGGCCTGCGCATCGCGCTGCTTGATGGTGGTGCACCCATAGCTGCTGCCGTGGGTAAGGCCGCACTGTCCTCCCGCTGGAGCCTTGAATCACAGTCTCTCAAGCGCCCGTTAACTCCGAAAAAGTAG
- a CDS encoding discoidin domain-containing protein → MDGDRSTSWTSASGYPAWIIVDLNKPKPIREIKVALGASRPYQYKVEGSNSLDGPYTIIVDQTRALPECDRARSGKWLLRLGSNQRPSD, encoded by the coding sequence CTGGACGGGGATCGCTCGACCTCCTGGACCTCCGCCAGCGGTTATCCGGCCTGGATCATCGTCGATTTGAATAAGCCCAAGCCGATCCGTGAGATCAAAGTCGCACTTGGGGCGAGTCGGCCTTACCAATACAAGGTCGAGGGATCCAATTCTCTGGACGGGCCATACACGATAATCGTGGACCAGACACGCGCCCTGCCAGAATGTGACAGGGCGCGAAGCGGTAAATGGCTGCTCAGGCTGGGATCGAACCAGCGACCAAGTGATTAA
- a CDS encoding rhodanese-related sulfurtransferase — protein MSDSWKIAAFYHFTELPDRDEWAERLVDHGLEVGLRGTLIVAPEGVNSTCAGSHEAIDSTIALLKSDPRFEGMDVKYSYADFCPFPKFKVKKKPEIVTFRQENADPRDVVGTYLEPDEWNDLIQDPDVITIDTRNDYEVEVGRFKGATNPDTEDFVSFAKFVDEQLKGKEDQKIAMYCTGGIRCERSTAYLKKKGFKNVYHLKGGILRYLEMMPKDKSLWEGDCFVFDYRVAVDHDLKPAMWKIDPATGDPAPMNEEEKDRIAERRRSGAIFKKPYTV, from the coding sequence ATGTCAGACAGTTGGAAAATAGCCGCTTTTTATCATTTTACCGAACTGCCGGACCGCGATGAGTGGGCCGAGCGATTGGTGGACCATGGTTTGGAAGTCGGCCTGCGCGGGACTTTGATCGTCGCGCCCGAGGGCGTCAACTCGACCTGTGCCGGTTCACACGAGGCCATCGACAGTACGATTGCCTTGCTGAAGTCCGATCCGCGCTTTGAGGGCATGGATGTCAAATATTCCTACGCGGATTTCTGCCCGTTCCCGAAGTTCAAGGTGAAAAAGAAGCCTGAAATTGTCACCTTCCGGCAGGAGAATGCCGATCCCCGCGATGTGGTGGGCACCTATCTTGAGCCTGATGAGTGGAATGATCTGATCCAGGATCCGGATGTCATCACCATCGATACCCGCAACGACTACGAAGTGGAGGTCGGTCGATTTAAAGGGGCGACCAATCCGGACACCGAGGATTTTGTGTCTTTCGCCAAGTTTGTCGACGAGCAGCTCAAGGGTAAAGAGGACCAGAAGATTGCCATGTATTGCACCGGCGGGATTCGCTGTGAGCGTTCGACGGCCTACCTGAAGAAGAAGGGTTTTAAAAACGTCTACCACCTCAAGGGCGGCATTTTGCGCTATCTCGAAATGATGCCGAAGGACAAGAGCCTCTGGGAAGGCGATTGTTTTGTCTTCGATTACCGGGTTGCGGTGGATCACGATCTGAAGCCGGCTATGTGGAAGATCGACCCGGCGACCGGCGACCCGGCCCCGATGAATGAGGAGGAAAAGGACCGGATTGCCGAGCGGCGCCGGAGTGGGGCGATTTTCAAGAAGCCCTACACGGTTTGA
- a CDS encoding HesB/IscA family protein, whose amino-acid sequence MVEALEIPEGVREGNEKLVLVTPAAGAKLSALTEREQKGDYLRVKITGGGCNGLSYKMKFVAAPKRGDILVRSSGALILVDTKSALYLKGTELDYSDKMVGGGFKFSNPNAKSSCSCGESFSI is encoded by the coding sequence ATGGTTGAAGCTTTAGAAATACCGGAAGGCGTACGCGAAGGAAACGAGAAACTCGTCCTCGTGACACCAGCTGCCGGTGCCAAATTGAGTGCCCTGACGGAACGCGAACAGAAGGGGGACTATCTACGCGTCAAGATCACGGGCGGTGGTTGCAACGGCTTAAGCTATAAAATGAAATTTGTCGCAGCCCCCAAACGGGGTGACATTCTCGTTCGTTCCTCAGGCGCCTTGATTCTGGTCGACACCAAGAGTGCGCTCTATCTCAAAGGCACCGAGCTCGATTACTCCGACAAAATGGTCGGTGGAGGTTTTAAATTCAGTAACCCGAATGCCAAGTCCAGTTGTAGCTGTGGCGAGAGCTTTAGTATTTAG